The Pseudomonas multiresinivorans DNA window CAGTGTGCCTTCGTCCAGGCCGCGCTCGCTGACCACGATGCGGTGCGGGATGCCGATCAGCTCCATGTCGGCGAACTTCACGCCGGGGCTGGTCTTCTTGTCGCGGTCGTCCAGCAGCACTTCGAGGCCAGCGGCGGTGAGGTCTGCGTAGAGCTTGTCAGTGGCGGCGCGCACGGCCTCGTTCTCGTACTTCATCGGCACGATGGCGATCTGGAAGGGCGCCAGGGCGGCCGGCCAGAGGATGCCGCGGTCGTCGTAGTTCTGCTCGATGGCGGCGGCGACCACGCGGGATACACCGATGCCGTAGCAGCCCATGATCAGGGTGACCGGCTTGCCGTTCTCGCCCAGTACGGAAAGCTTCATGGCTTCGCTGTACTTGGTGCCGAGCTGGAAGATGTGGCCGACTTCGATGCCGCGGCGGATGATCAGGGTGCCCTTGCCGTCCGGGCTCGGGTCGCCTTCCACGACGTTACGCAGGTCGGCGACTTCCGGTACCGGCAGGTCGCGTTCCCAGTTCACACCGAAGTAGTGCTTGTCGTCGACGTTGGCGCCGGCGGCGAAGTCGCTCATCAGTGCTACGGAGCGGTCGATGATGCAGGGCAGCGGCAGGTTCAGCGGGCCGAGGGAGCCGGGCGCGGCGCCAATGGCGGCCTTGATGTCCGCTTCGCTGGCCATCTGCAGGGGGCTGGCCACCAACGGGTGGTTGCCGGCCTTGATCTCGTTGAGTTCGTGGTCGCCACGGACGATCAGGGCGATCAGCTTGCCTTCCTCGGCGGCGTGCACCACCAGGGTCTTGATGGTCTTCTCGATCGGCAGGCCGAACTTCTCCACCAGGGCGGCGATGGTCTTGGTCTCGGGAGTATCGACCAGGCGCAGTTCTTCGCTGGCAGCGCCACGAGCGGTCTCGCGGGGCAGGGCCTCGGCCTTCTCGATGTTGG harbors:
- a CDS encoding proline--tRNA ligase, which translates into the protein MRTSQYLLSTLKETPSDAVVISHQLMLRAGMIRKLASGLYTWLPMGLRVLRKVETIVREEMNAAGALEVLMPAIQPAELWQESGRWQQYGPELLRLKDRHDRDFCVGPTHEEVITDLARNELNSYKQLPINMYQIQTKFRDEIRPRFGLMRGREFIMKDAYSFHASQDSLQATYDVMYGAYSKIFTRLGLDFRAVQADNGSIGGSGSHEFHVLAGSGEDDIVFGESTDYAANIEKAEALPRETARGAASEELRLVDTPETKTIAALVEKFGLPIEKTIKTLVVHAAEEGKLIALIVRGDHELNEIKAGNHPLVASPLQMASEADIKAAIGAAPGSLGPLNLPLPCIIDRSVALMSDFAAGANVDDKHYFGVNWERDLPVPEVADLRNVVEGDPSPDGKGTLIIRRGIEVGHIFQLGTKYSEAMKLSVLGENGKPVTLIMGCYGIGVSRVVAAAIEQNYDDRGILWPAALAPFQIAIVPMKYENEAVRAATDKLYADLTAAGLEVLLDDRDKKTSPGVKFADMELIGIPHRIVVSERGLDEGTLEYKGRRDAESQPVALSELQAFITAKIGN